From the Bdellovibrio reynosensis genome, one window contains:
- a CDS encoding DEAD/DEAH box helicase, with translation MSRAPVELSAEQDSALDLLRSGENVFLTGGAGSGKSFLIRHYMKELDSKEMPILASTGAAAVLLGGRTFHSFFGLGIMEGGPDATFERASKDKRLMTRLRTVEGVIIDEISMIPGQALMIAEALSQRARESKLPWGGMRIIAVGDFAQLPPVTQTGQRDWCFLNQVWENSGFQNVLLSHNQRVSENLFLDILSDVRHGSVSPRVREFLNDHVKEHDEDHPGTRLFPRKINAEKFNQKKLDEINDEEVTIDSIYFGSEKHIEMLMKAAPVPVKLVLKLGCRVMFLQNDPQKRWVNGTRGYITDIATDKIVVKKDNGREVQVDKTSFAVQDAEGNIMASVIQFPLTLAYATTIHKSQGATLDDLWCDLSSLWEPGHAYVALSRLRSSEGLHLIGWNPRSIIVDNKVLQFYKSLNGI, from the coding sequence ATGAGCCGTGCCCCCGTAGAACTTTCAGCCGAACAAGACAGTGCCCTGGATCTATTAAGATCTGGTGAAAACGTCTTTTTAACGGGCGGTGCAGGCAGCGGAAAAAGTTTTCTTATTCGCCACTACATGAAGGAACTAGATTCCAAGGAAATGCCGATTCTAGCTAGTACAGGAGCTGCGGCAGTTTTACTTGGAGGACGAACCTTTCATAGCTTTTTTGGCTTAGGAATTATGGAAGGCGGCCCCGACGCGACTTTCGAGAGAGCTTCAAAAGACAAACGTCTAATGACTCGTCTAAGAACCGTGGAAGGCGTCATCATCGATGAAATTTCAATGATCCCCGGCCAAGCGCTCATGATTGCAGAAGCCTTAAGCCAAAGGGCGCGTGAATCTAAACTTCCCTGGGGAGGGATGAGAATCATCGCTGTCGGTGATTTTGCGCAACTTCCGCCGGTCACGCAAACCGGTCAACGTGACTGGTGTTTTTTAAATCAAGTTTGGGAAAACAGTGGCTTTCAAAATGTTCTTCTTTCGCACAACCAGCGAGTTTCAGAAAACTTGTTTTTGGATATCTTAAGCGATGTTCGTCATGGATCTGTTTCACCTCGAGTGCGTGAATTTTTAAATGATCACGTTAAAGAACACGATGAAGATCATCCGGGGACAAGACTTTTCCCAAGAAAAATCAACGCTGAAAAATTCAATCAAAAGAAATTAGACGAGATCAATGACGAAGAAGTCACGATTGATTCCATTTATTTTGGTTCCGAAAAACATATCGAAATGCTGATGAAGGCGGCACCTGTTCCAGTAAAACTAGTGCTGAAACTTGGGTGCCGAGTGATGTTCTTACAAAACGATCCGCAAAAAAGATGGGTCAATGGGACTCGCGGCTACATCACAGATATTGCCACAGATAAAATAGTCGTTAAAAAAGATAATGGCCGGGAAGTGCAAGTGGATAAAACTTCATTCGCGGTTCAGGATGCCGAAGGCAATATTATGGCTTCGGTGATTCAGTTTCCACTGACTCTTGCCTATGCTACGACGATTCATAAAAGCCAAGGAGCTACACTGGATGATTTATGGTGTGATCTAAGTTCTTTGTGGGAACCAGGGCATGCCTACGTGGCGTTAAGTCGTTTGCGTTCTTCCGAAGGATTGCACCTTATTGGCTGGAACCCACGATCCATTATTGTGGATAACAAGGTTTTACAATTTTATAAAAGCCTTAACGGCATTTAG
- a CDS encoding VWA domain-containing protein, with product MKKGILLAYASTLVLFFQNCAPNNPSFVEVPVEASGSEDLGSTEATETSQTFKVTFNHETAPLDMIWVVDNSSSMTQEAAIIRDNLKSFIAVLRTSTDFKFMLISKKGSTGTSVSLDPTLPASSFSQLDMFVNSTNGPALLSGNLSGAAKDFFRESSKKVIVFVTDDESMWGSKIILDSLAASKNIKLQDLSISSFITVTKALSPCGFKAGAIYGELATATGGHTYNICDANWTGSFNDIIDRSVAKAVRRFALKTAGVTEIIDVRVDGVVLAKADYSFDGKALTLADGVSLVPNSIVEVNYSF from the coding sequence ATGAAAAAAGGGATATTGCTTGCCTATGCAAGTACGCTTGTACTTTTCTTTCAAAACTGTGCGCCTAATAATCCTTCTTTCGTTGAAGTTCCTGTCGAGGCTTCGGGGTCTGAAGACCTGGGTTCTACTGAAGCAACTGAAACGTCGCAAACTTTCAAAGTAACTTTTAATCACGAGACTGCTCCATTAGATATGATTTGGGTTGTGGATAATTCAAGCTCAATGACTCAAGAGGCTGCGATTATTCGTGATAATTTAAAGTCATTTATTGCAGTTCTTAGAACCAGCACTGATTTTAAATTTATGCTAATTAGTAAAAAAGGTTCCACTGGCACAAGCGTGTCTTTAGATCCGACTTTGCCAGCATCTTCATTTTCCCAACTGGATATGTTTGTAAACTCTACGAATGGACCGGCGCTTCTGTCTGGTAATTTATCCGGGGCGGCTAAGGATTTTTTTAGAGAAAGCTCAAAGAAAGTCATCGTGTTTGTGACCGATGATGAATCTATGTGGGGATCTAAAATCATTTTGGATTCTTTAGCTGCTTCAAAGAACATCAAGTTGCAGGATCTAAGCATCAGTTCATTCATCACGGTTACTAAGGCTTTAAGCCCCTGTGGCTTTAAAGCGGGTGCGATCTATGGTGAATTAGCGACTGCGACGGGCGGACATACTTATAATATTTGTGATGCGAATTGGACGGGTTCTTTCAATGATATTATTGATAGATCAGTTGCTAAGGCCGTTCGCCGTTTTGCTTTGAAAACTGCGGGCGTAACAGAAATTATTGATGTTCGCGTTGATGGGGTCGTTTTGGCTAAAGCAGATTATTCCTTTGACGGCAAAGCGCTGACATTGGCTGACGGTGTAAGTCTTGTTCCGAATTCTATTGTTGAAGTGAACTATTCATTTTAG
- the hppD gene encoding 4-hydroxyphenylpyruvate dioxygenase, with amino-acid sequence MAQYSEQNPVGLDGVDFIEYSGPDAHFFEQVFKRYAFKEVGQVHGKNIKLFRQGDINYILNCEPQTFATDFAKAHGPSVCATGFRVKDAQQAFETAVARGGRPYEGDDHHRGATPFPAIYGIGDSLIYFMDQKNQDKLYNEIFQVKEEDKAPKGVGFLVIDHFTNNVPKGEMDKWCDFYTKVLNFREARYFDIRGAKTGLLSKVMRSPCGKFSVPINEPTESKSQIQEYLDEYKGSGIQHIALLTNDIVDSLESLKSSEIQFLTPPPHSYYEMLNDRVPNVSEDLNRLEKNAILVDGDAHGYLLQIFTKNTFGPIFYELIQRKGHDGFGDGNFQALFDAIERDQKERGYLT; translated from the coding sequence ATGGCTCAATATTCTGAGCAAAATCCAGTGGGCCTTGATGGCGTCGACTTTATTGAATACTCAGGACCCGACGCCCATTTCTTTGAGCAAGTTTTCAAACGTTACGCCTTCAAAGAAGTTGGTCAAGTTCACGGCAAAAACATCAAACTTTTTCGCCAAGGTGACATTAACTATATTTTAAACTGTGAACCGCAGACGTTCGCGACTGATTTCGCGAAGGCTCACGGACCCTCTGTATGTGCTACTGGTTTCCGCGTAAAAGACGCGCAACAAGCTTTCGAAACGGCGGTAGCACGTGGTGGCCGTCCTTACGAAGGTGACGATCATCACCGTGGTGCGACCCCATTCCCGGCTATCTATGGCATTGGTGATTCTTTGATCTATTTCATGGATCAAAAAAACCAAGACAAACTTTATAACGAAATCTTTCAAGTAAAAGAAGAAGACAAAGCTCCTAAGGGCGTCGGCTTCTTAGTTATCGACCATTTCACCAACAACGTACCAAAAGGTGAAATGGATAAGTGGTGTGACTTCTATACGAAAGTTCTTAACTTCCGTGAAGCTCGTTACTTTGATATCCGCGGAGCTAAAACCGGTCTTCTTTCAAAGGTGATGAGATCACCTTGCGGTAAGTTTTCTGTACCAATCAATGAACCGACTGAATCAAAATCTCAAATTCAAGAGTACTTGGATGAATATAAAGGTTCAGGCATTCAGCACATCGCTTTATTGACGAACGATATCGTTGATAGCTTGGAAAGCTTAAAAAGCAGCGAGATTCAATTTTTGACTCCACCTCCGCATAGCTATTACGAAATGTTGAATGATCGCGTACCGAACGTGTCTGAAGATCTAAATCGCTTAGAGAAAAACGCGATCTTGGTTGATGGTGATGCTCACGGTTACCTTCTGCAAATTTTCACTAAGAATACTTTTGGTCCGATCTTTTACGAATTGATTCAACGTAAAGGTCACGATGGTTTTGGCGATGGAAATTTCCAAGCGTTGTTTGATGCTATCGAGCGCGATCAAAAAGAACGCGGTTATTTAACTTAA
- the ribD gene encoding bifunctional diaminohydroxyphosphoribosylaminopyrimidine deaminase/5-amino-6-(5-phosphoribosylamino)uracil reductase RibD produces MEHIHHIKPPARGTKLSPESAMRLAISEAYKGATRVSPNPLVGSVVLDANGGFLSSGYHEFYGGPHAEVNALKNLSNEELRDAHVFVTLEPCAHEGKTPSCAKMMAKLPLKKVTFGLIDPNPLVAGQGADILRAAGIETEVFSSSDGKEDHEIKIKLEEVCETFLWNFREKKVFVALKMASSLDGQVALKSGESQWITGPESREYVHYIRACYDAVLVGKGTVQFDNPSLNIRHPELDKRNKVVVLDAEADLLYKYSELKLSQVHASGDVFWCVAEDLKEDVTKKLSSLALAPKVLFIKTLVGGELDLENLLAQLYVQGLRSVMVEGGAFTASSFVNYQLVNRLYLFQAPMIMGSGGSRSWTETLRIPTMKEKIHMKNPRYLTFGTDFMVTGTF; encoded by the coding sequence ATGGAACATATCCATCACATCAAACCACCGGCAAGAGGAACAAAGCTTTCACCTGAATCGGCAATGCGCTTAGCGATCAGTGAAGCTTACAAAGGGGCGACGAGAGTGAGCCCCAATCCTTTGGTGGGTTCTGTCGTGTTGGATGCAAACGGCGGATTTTTATCTTCTGGCTATCATGAATTCTATGGTGGCCCCCATGCTGAAGTGAACGCGCTTAAAAATCTTTCCAATGAAGAACTGCGCGATGCTCATGTGTTTGTGACCTTAGAGCCCTGTGCCCATGAAGGAAAAACACCGTCATGTGCAAAGATGATGGCTAAACTTCCTTTAAAAAAAGTGACCTTCGGATTGATCGATCCAAATCCTCTAGTTGCAGGGCAGGGCGCGGATATCTTGCGCGCTGCTGGAATTGAAACCGAAGTTTTTTCTTCAAGCGACGGCAAAGAAGATCACGAAATTAAAATTAAACTGGAAGAAGTCTGCGAAACCTTTCTTTGGAATTTCAGAGAGAAAAAAGTTTTCGTCGCTTTAAAAATGGCTTCAAGCCTTGATGGACAAGTTGCTTTAAAGTCAGGTGAAAGCCAGTGGATCACCGGTCCTGAATCCCGTGAATATGTGCACTACATCCGTGCTTGTTATGATGCGGTTCTAGTGGGTAAAGGCACTGTGCAGTTTGATAATCCTTCGCTTAACATCCGTCATCCTGAGCTTGATAAGCGCAATAAGGTGGTAGTTTTAGATGCTGAAGCAGATCTTCTTTATAAATATTCAGAGCTAAAACTTTCGCAAGTTCACGCTAGTGGTGATGTGTTCTGGTGTGTGGCGGAAGATTTAAAAGAAGACGTGACCAAGAAACTTTCTAGCTTGGCGTTGGCGCCAAAAGTTTTATTCATCAAAACTTTGGTGGGCGGTGAGCTCGATTTAGAAAATCTTTTGGCACAACTTTACGTTCAAGGTTTGCGTTCAGTGATGGTGGAAGGTGGTGCGTTCACCGCCAGTTCCTTTGTCAATTACCAGCTTGTAAATCGACTTTATCTTTTCCAGGCTCCTATGATTATGGGCTCTGGGGGATCACGTTCTTGGACTGAAACCCTTCGAATTCCGACCATGAAAGAAAAGATTCACATGAAAAATCCTCGGTATTTAACCTTCGGAACTGACTTCATGGTGACAGGAACCTTTTAA
- a CDS encoding PspC domain-containing protein, translating into MMNQEAFSASKSFTANYRWTRAPDGALAGVCKGLGTALGIETWILRVIWIVAILWFGSGVLFYLILAVCLPRADKLDQALDGKVLGVCARIAKRYSIEVGLVRTGFVFLALITFGAAILGYGLCYFFVPKADEPASRSKSAGVF; encoded by the coding sequence ATGATGAATCAGGAAGCCTTTTCAGCAAGCAAATCATTCACAGCCAATTACCGTTGGACTCGGGCACCCGATGGGGCCTTAGCGGGAGTTTGTAAGGGCCTAGGTACAGCCTTAGGTATTGAAACTTGGATATTGCGCGTCATCTGGATTGTAGCAATTTTATGGTTCGGCTCTGGCGTGTTGTTTTATTTGATCCTAGCAGTGTGTTTACCTCGGGCAGATAAGCTAGACCAAGCTCTAGATGGCAAGGTTCTTGGGGTGTGTGCTAGAATTGCTAAGAGATACAGCATCGAAGTGGGGCTGGTAAGAACCGGCTTTGTGTTTTTGGCACTGATCACTTTCGGGGCTGCGATCCTGGGTTACGGCCTTTGCTATTTCTTTGTTCCTAAGGCTGATGAACCTGCAAGTCGCTCAAAGAGCGCAGGAGTCTTTTAA
- a CDS encoding RNA methyltransferase, which yields MKRPFEVRIVLVRTIYERNIGATSRAMSNMGCDNLILVNPACEITYEAQQAAATGQTGLQNRTTYASWDEFLEKEPESIKICFTARDGKGRQVRDIDEVLNDISDHAPQFQIESETPFVVHLVFGPEDWGLSADDLEHANFCACLPTFGENWSLNLAQATLLGMFSLRKLWGGNRTRLDGEKLRRAPQGIKGIDPDVTLKTWLEEMGFDLTRQRKINVYTVLRRMLLQNTPTKKELVILETVLQQSIRKLREWKSFQKKDLQ from the coding sequence ATGAAGCGTCCTTTTGAGGTGCGAATTGTTTTAGTTCGCACGATTTATGAAAGAAATATCGGTGCCACGTCTCGCGCTATGAGCAACATGGGCTGTGATAATCTGATCTTAGTAAATCCTGCGTGCGAAATTACGTACGAAGCTCAACAAGCGGCGGCCACTGGCCAAACGGGTTTACAAAATCGTACCACTTATGCTTCGTGGGATGAATTTTTAGAAAAAGAACCGGAAAGCATAAAGATCTGCTTCACGGCCCGCGACGGTAAAGGTCGTCAGGTGCGTGACATTGATGAAGTTCTTAACGACATTTCTGACCATGCCCCGCAATTCCAAATTGAAAGCGAAACGCCTTTCGTTGTTCACTTAGTATTTGGGCCCGAAGACTGGGGGTTATCAGCGGATGACCTTGAACATGCGAATTTCTGCGCCTGCCTTCCAACCTTCGGCGAAAACTGGAGCTTGAACCTAGCCCAGGCGACTTTATTAGGAATGTTTTCTTTAAGAAAACTATGGGGTGGCAATCGCACTCGCTTAGATGGCGAAAAATTGCGTCGCGCGCCTCAAGGCATTAAAGGCATTGATCCCGATGTGACTTTAAAAACATGGTTAGAAGAAATGGGTTTTGATTTAACCCGCCAAAGAAAGATCAACGTCTACACAGTTCTTCGCCGCATGCTTTTACAAAATACTCCGACTAAAAAAGAACTGGTGATTTTAGAAACAGTCTTACAACAAAGTATTCGCAAGCTGCGCGAATGGAAGAGCTTTCAGAAAAAAGACCTACAGTAA
- a CDS encoding aromatic amino acid hydroxylase, with product METDFLPPHLRKYVVEQHYEKYTPVDQAVWRYILRQLRAFLSKHAHECYAEGLEKTGINVERIPRIEDISAKLQKFGWRALPVSGFIPPAAFMELQALGVLPIASDMRTLDHLLYTPAPDIVHEAAGHAPILVHPEFSAYLTRYAQVAKKAIISKEDLDLYEAIRELSDIKENPTSTQEQIRAAEQTLDEVSKSITHVSEASELSRMNWWTAEYGLIGTLDNPKIFGAGLLSSVGEAKWCLTQKVKKLPLTVDCIKTTYDITEPQPQLFVTPDFETLSKVLDEMSEQMAFKVGGLKGLNKAIEAKSVNTAELNSGIQISGVITEAITANGEVAYLRFEGPSQLNYKDKELSGHDKSYHAHGFGTPVGFLKSNPSKCPSTFSDQEWQDLKVQVGNTVRLEFVSGVVVEGKVKGRGVTDGKTILLALENATAKLGDRVLFAPEWGIYDMAIGSKVTSVFGGAADREAYGETSDFVAKRVPVPQYSAKELSRHQSFGNLRKVRESGVQGAALSQAIEQVMADHQEFFHEEWLLNLEALELIHARAKDSALKAKLENELSRLSQRDEKTKGLIDEGLALVGVP from the coding sequence ATGGAGACTGATTTTTTACCGCCTCACTTAAGAAAATACGTCGTAGAACAGCACTACGAAAAATACACTCCTGTAGATCAAGCAGTGTGGCGTTACATCCTTAGACAACTTCGCGCCTTCTTATCAAAACACGCCCATGAATGTTATGCAGAAGGTTTAGAAAAAACCGGCATCAACGTTGAGCGCATTCCACGCATTGAAGACATCAGCGCAAAGCTGCAAAAATTCGGCTGGCGCGCTTTACCTGTCAGCGGATTCATTCCGCCAGCAGCGTTTATGGAACTTCAAGCTTTGGGTGTTCTACCGATCGCATCTGATATGCGCACTTTGGATCATTTGCTCTATACTCCTGCGCCTGACATCGTTCACGAAGCCGCAGGCCATGCGCCCATCTTAGTTCATCCAGAATTTTCTGCTTACTTAACTCGTTATGCGCAAGTGGCGAAGAAAGCCATCATCAGCAAGGAAGATTTGGATCTTTACGAAGCAATTCGTGAACTTTCTGATATCAAAGAAAATCCAACCTCTACGCAAGAACAGATTAGGGCTGCTGAACAGACTTTGGATGAAGTAAGCAAAAGTATCACCCATGTTTCAGAAGCTTCAGAACTTTCGCGCATGAATTGGTGGACTGCTGAATATGGATTGATCGGAACACTTGATAATCCAAAAATTTTCGGCGCGGGTCTTCTTTCAAGTGTGGGTGAAGCTAAGTGGTGTTTAACTCAAAAAGTAAAAAAGCTTCCTTTGACAGTCGATTGCATTAAGACCACTTACGATATCACTGAACCGCAACCTCAGTTATTTGTGACACCTGACTTTGAAACTTTATCGAAAGTTTTAGATGAAATGTCTGAACAAATGGCGTTCAAAGTGGGCGGCTTAAAGGGTTTAAATAAAGCCATCGAAGCTAAGTCGGTGAACACGGCTGAACTGAATTCCGGAATTCAAATTTCAGGAGTTATCACCGAAGCGATCACTGCCAATGGTGAAGTTGCTTACTTACGTTTTGAAGGCCCCAGCCAACTTAATTACAAAGACAAGGAACTATCGGGCCACGATAAATCGTATCACGCCCATGGATTTGGAACCCCAGTTGGATTTTTAAAATCAAATCCGTCCAAATGCCCATCTACGTTCAGCGATCAAGAATGGCAAGACCTAAAAGTCCAAGTAGGTAACACCGTCCGCCTTGAATTCGTTTCAGGTGTCGTGGTTGAAGGAAAAGTTAAAGGCCGTGGAGTCACTGATGGTAAAACGATCCTTCTTGCTTTAGAAAATGCCACAGCAAAATTAGGCGATCGTGTTCTATTCGCGCCTGAATGGGGAATCTACGATATGGCCATCGGCTCTAAAGTGACTTCCGTATTCGGAGGTGCTGCAGACCGTGAAGCTTACGGAGAAACCTCGGATTTCGTCGCTAAACGCGTTCCAGTCCCTCAATACTCTGCCAAAGAACTTTCACGCCACCAAAGCTTCGGGAATCTTCGCAAAGTGCGTGAAAGCGGCGTACAAGGCGCAGCCTTAAGCCAAGCCATTGAGCAAGTTATGGCCGACCACCAGGAATTTTTCCATGAAGAATGGCTGTTAAATCTGGAAGCCTTGGAATTAATCCATGCACGTGCTAAAGACTCTGCATTAAAAGCCAAGCTTGAAAACGAGCTTTCACGCCTTTCACAGCGTGATGAAAAAACCAAAGGCCTTATTGATGAAGGCCTGGCCCTAGTTGGAGTTCCTTAG
- the rfaD gene encoding ADP-glyceromanno-heptose 6-epimerase: MVIVTGANGFIGSVMVWELNQKGVTDIVAVDSVSLSERNLLAKRSIKKFLLKDELWAFLDSDEAKKNVTWIIHMGACSSTTETNKEFLWENNTYYTQRIFEWCTQHSKSMIYASSAATYGAGELGFDDTTDPEKLRPLNLYGESKVLFDRWALKQTKTPPHWYGLKFFNVFGPNEYHKEAMSSVAFKAYNQINSTGVLSLFKSADPKYKDGEFMRDFVYVKDVTGWMAELMDKKPANGVYNMGFGKPRTWLDLAGSVFSAMKKDMNINWLEMPENIRGQYQYFTEAKTDKWLKAGMSPAKWPLEKAVADYVQNYLSKDDPSL, translated from the coding sequence ATGGTTATAGTTACTGGTGCAAACGGATTTATTGGCAGTGTGATGGTATGGGAACTCAACCAAAAAGGAGTCACCGATATCGTTGCCGTGGATTCAGTTTCTCTTTCTGAAAGAAATCTTCTGGCCAAAAGATCCATCAAAAAATTTCTGCTAAAAGATGAGCTTTGGGCTTTCCTAGACAGTGATGAAGCAAAGAAAAATGTGACTTGGATTATTCACATGGGTGCTTGCTCTTCAACGACAGAAACCAACAAAGAGTTCCTTTGGGAAAACAACACTTACTACACGCAAAGAATTTTTGAATGGTGCACGCAGCATTCAAAATCCATGATCTATGCCTCTAGTGCCGCAACTTACGGAGCTGGTGAACTTGGTTTTGATGATACGACGGATCCAGAAAAACTTCGTCCCCTGAATCTTTACGGTGAATCCAAAGTTCTTTTTGACCGTTGGGCATTAAAACAAACGAAAACTCCTCCGCACTGGTATGGGCTTAAGTTCTTTAATGTGTTCGGTCCAAACGAATACCATAAAGAAGCCATGTCCAGCGTTGCTTTTAAAGCGTACAACCAAATCAACAGCACGGGCGTTTTAAGCCTATTTAAATCCGCTGATCCGAAATACAAAGATGGCGAATTCATGCGCGACTTTGTTTACGTTAAAGACGTCACAGGTTGGATGGCTGAACTGATGGACAAAAAACCAGCTAACGGTGTTTACAACATGGGTTTCGGTAAACCGCGCACATGGCTTGATCTAGCAGGCTCTGTTTTTTCTGCGATGAAAAAAGACATGAACATCAATTGGCTGGAAATGCCTGAAAATATTCGCGGACAATATCAGTATTTCACGGAAGCAAAAACAGACAAGTGGTTAAAAGCAGGAATGAGTCCTGCAAAATGGCCTTTAGAAAAAGCAGTTGCCGATTATGTGCAAAACTATCTTTCTAAAGACGATCCATCGCTTTAA
- a CDS encoding S41 family peptidase, with amino-acid sequence MGVAQECHQSEDVHVFYSPRFFLVSLLVLAVGVSLSLSRDWGSAKPAKVKSSEAYWAETNLGPEALEDLLQDQTCSSSERYFLACANSVLTVANRYNLSVNADGKLVDLSQALSTDMSSEKNQLTPWKELFTAENRKASKISFLNLWNELEEKHIEVNQKSMMVGLGLNGFISVFRDPHTYLMPVSQFREVVSKADNRSTSLGITLGPWLGNFVVRKVTEGSAAKKAGIKKGDILLAINGKKTKGLLHARISELLKGEVGDWTTLVYMRDGEVKKSKLLRKEITVATVSTQIIEGIKPIGVISINKFAKGACEKVKESLTLVKKSHVRGLLLDLRDNPGGQMEEAACISGLFVGAEKKIFEVRYMEPEKTPEEYYGGEEQMFDLPMAVLINAGSASAAEIVAGALRDLNRAVLVGERTFGKGSFQEGEFWSQNKKIALFETKGFYYLPSGRSPQMRGLEPDVTVQFDNIATARESDQFMNPLRAPERKVRSLDTLLSSEDCLDLEDGESSEDVQLVKARQVLFCTGSVAGAGL; translated from the coding sequence ATGGGCGTTGCTCAGGAATGTCACCAGTCGGAGGACGTTCACGTGTTTTATTCCCCTCGATTTTTCTTAGTTTCATTGTTGGTATTGGCCGTAGGGGTCAGTCTTTCATTGTCACGTGATTGGGGTTCTGCAAAACCGGCGAAGGTAAAATCCTCTGAGGCTTATTGGGCGGAAACGAACCTAGGCCCTGAAGCCCTTGAAGATCTGCTGCAAGATCAAACTTGCTCTAGTTCAGAGCGCTATTTTCTTGCTTGTGCGAACTCTGTTTTGACTGTTGCCAATCGTTATAACCTGAGTGTGAATGCTGACGGTAAGCTCGTCGACTTATCTCAAGCTCTGTCCACCGACATGAGTTCTGAAAAAAACCAACTGACTCCGTGGAAAGAGCTTTTTACGGCTGAAAATCGTAAAGCTTCAAAGATTTCATTTTTAAATTTGTGGAATGAACTTGAAGAAAAGCACATCGAAGTAAATCAAAAATCTATGATGGTGGGGTTGGGACTTAACGGCTTTATTTCTGTTTTCAGGGATCCTCACACGTATTTGATGCCAGTATCCCAGTTCCGCGAAGTGGTTTCTAAGGCTGACAATCGCTCTACTTCGCTAGGTATTACCTTGGGTCCTTGGCTTGGCAATTTCGTCGTTCGTAAAGTGACTGAAGGTAGTGCCGCAAAAAAAGCCGGAATTAAAAAGGGCGATATCCTGCTTGCTATCAACGGTAAAAAAACCAAAGGTCTTTTGCATGCTCGCATCAGTGAACTTTTAAAGGGCGAAGTCGGCGACTGGACAACTCTTGTTTACATGCGGGACGGTGAAGTTAAGAAATCCAAACTTTTAAGAAAAGAAATCACTGTTGCCACAGTTTCTACGCAAATCATTGAAGGCATCAAACCTATTGGCGTTATCAGCATTAATAAATTTGCGAAAGGTGCCTGCGAAAAAGTAAAAGAATCTTTGACCCTGGTTAAAAAATCCCACGTTCGCGGTTTGTTGTTGGATTTGCGTGACAATCCAGGTGGCCAAATGGAAGAAGCTGCATGTATTTCTGGATTGTTCGTTGGTGCAGAAAAGAAAATTTTTGAAGTTCGCTACATGGAGCCAGAAAAAACTCCTGAAGAATATTATGGCGGCGAAGAGCAAATGTTTGATTTGCCTATGGCTGTTCTTATCAACGCAGGTTCTGCAAGTGCGGCGGAAATCGTTGCTGGTGCTTTGCGTGATTTGAATCGCGCGGTTTTAGTCGGCGAAAGAACTTTCGGTAAGGGTTCTTTCCAAGAGGGTGAATTCTGGTCGCAAAATAAAAAGATCGCGTTGTTTGAGACTAAAGGTTTCTACTATCTTCCTTCAGGACGCTCGCCACAAATGCGTGGGTTAGAACCGGATGTGACTGTGCAATTTGATAATATCGCAACAGCACGTGAATCTGATCAGTTTATGAATCCATTAAGAGCACCAGAAAGAAAAGTTCGTTCGTTGGATACTTTGCTTTCAAGTGAAGACTGTTTGGATTTAGAAGACGGGGAGTCTTCTGAAGACGTGCAACTAGTGAAAGCACGCCAGGTTTTATTTTGTACAGGATCTGTTGCGGGGGCAGGACTATGA
- a CDS encoding alpha/beta hydrolase, with protein MISTPLFRHKFIPAKKKSDYLMIVLHGRGDSIKPFYSFNDELNIPEMNYLLLNAPRKFMDGYTWYGEPPFQSNGVLKIREKLFDLLNDLENQGWSSEKIFLFGFSQGCLISADVGLNYPKKLGGVVGISGYFNFYPRWRNNLSFEAKRTPWLFTHGHQDDILPLEETKYGVEKLKDAGLAVNWVEMNKDHSLQEEEYPLIRRWVRDQLATFEP; from the coding sequence ATGATTTCAACTCCATTATTTAGGCATAAATTTATTCCGGCAAAAAAGAAATCCGATTATTTAATGATCGTTCTGCACGGGCGTGGCGATAGCATTAAGCCTTTTTATTCATTCAACGATGAGCTGAACATCCCCGAGATGAATTATCTTTTGCTGAATGCTCCAAGAAAATTTATGGACGGATATACTTGGTATGGAGAGCCGCCATTTCAAAGTAACGGTGTCCTTAAAATCCGCGAAAAACTTTTTGATTTGCTGAATGATTTAGAAAATCAGGGCTGGAGCAGTGAGAAGATTTTCTTATTTGGATTTTCCCAAGGCTGCTTAATCAGCGCCGATGTGGGTTTGAACTATCCTAAGAAATTAGGTGGCGTTGTTGGTATCAGCGGATATTTTAATTTCTATCCCCGCTGGCGTAATAACTTGTCATTCGAAGCAAAGCGCACCCCATGGCTTTTCACCCATGGGCACCAAGACGATATTCTTCCGTTGGAAGAAACTAAATATGGCGTTGAGAAATTAAAAGACGCAGGTCTTGCAGTTAATTGGGTTGAAATGAACAAAGACCATTCCTTACAAGAGGAAGAGTACCCTTTGATCAGACGCTGGGTGCGTGACCAATTAGCTACTTTTGAGCCTTAA